One genomic window of Arachis stenosperma cultivar V10309 chromosome 10, arast.V10309.gnm1.PFL2, whole genome shotgun sequence includes the following:
- the LOC130957884 gene encoding uncharacterized protein LOC130957884 → MSEVSKEVETPIGDRYECGKCGHTHESASLRFKVEVMVYDGTGSILLFMKDRETIQLCGRQADQIKDEECTDGKGYPPTLDCMMDRRLLFKVNVKASNIRHYDQETDYSDSLDVFAAAVNLHNDTEFMLSVDGLEDNVTSLKSKTPAKRALIGLKHKLAINLDKEDVGFSTNKFSQKEGKRQKMQSHESYK, encoded by the exons ATGTCAGAAGTGTCCAAAGAAGTTGAAACTCCAATTGGGGATAGATATGAGTGTGGCAAATGTGGCCACACTCACGAAAGTGCATCACTTAG GTTCAAGGTCGAGGTGATGGTGTACGATGGAACAGGAAgcatcttgttgtttatgaaggATAGAGAAACGATACAATTATGTGGGAGGCAAGCTGACCAGATCAAGGATGAGGAG TGTACTGATGGGAAAGGTTACCCTCCAACATTGGATTGCATGATGGACAGAAGGTTACTCTTCAAAGTAAATGTCAAAGCGTCAAATATTAGGCACTATGACCAG GAGACCGATTATAGTGACTCGCTTGATGTCTTTGCAGCTGCGGTTAACCTGCACAATGATACTGAATTTATGCTTTCTGTG GATGGTTTGGAAGACAATGTCACAAGTCTCAAATCCAAAACCCCAGCAAAAAGAGCTCTCATAGGACTAAAGCACAAACTGGCTATTAATCTTGACAAAGAAGATGTGGGATTTTCCACAAACAAGTTTAGCCAAAAAGAAGGGAAGAGGCAAAAGATGCAATCTCATGAAAGTTATAAATGA